The Bombus pascuorum chromosome 4, iyBomPasc1.1, whole genome shotgun sequence genomic interval tataagaaaataagaataagaggagcaatgataaaaatatgtaatgcaTATTAGTAAGGAAAAACGATAGTCAAGCATGAGAAAGAAACATCATGAGAAAtaaagagagagggaaagagtaAGCAATTCAATGAATAAGTAAGAACAAAGTGCCTGTGTAACAAAGAGAGGAAGAATATTTAACcttctttgttatattattggtgcgtaattttattaacattttactaagaatttataaattcttttattatatttttgtcataGTTATAGCTGTATCATATTGATGGCAGCTGTTTTTTAGTCATAGACATCTTGCAATCTGTAAccatattttatgtacatacatgtTTAAATTCTCTATCTGCAATAAGTTTAGTTCATATCCTTTTTATGcctattatatttatcgtaattttataaacatatattaaaaaagtaatctttttctaaatatgcttttaagattttattgtcataataaaataaattttgtttatcttttgaaaaattaatgaaaaaatattaattgtttttttatattttgggATTATTAATACTGTAGAATATATCTAAATGGTACTTGTCAAACTTTGGATCTTTTAGTACAATATGTTtccaatataaaatttcacctATTAAAACCATGAAAGCTAATAAATATCCAActataattgcaataaatgcaCCTTGTAATTTATGAAGATCAACCAATGCTTTTTCTGACTCTGTTTCTTGTcttatttccataatttttgaCCACTCCATGACATCACTCAACCATTTTTCAACTAATCCAATTTCTATTATACGCCTTATCTAAGAATATGCATTGTATAAGATAGATCATTGCTAAATACCTTTTCTCAtaatagttttataataatttacaaaaagagatacatactaaagtgtcaACCCTTGGTTTCAATggtgaatttttttctaaaccaAGGGCTATTGGCATATTTATAACACATTCTTCCATGATATGTAAATTATGCTTTGATGATATATCCACTGtagttatattttctttttgttctttctctAATATCTGCCTCTTTACACGGACATGTCGAAGTAAATAAGAATTCTCATAGTAAGCAAAAGAACCATTTGCCACTTTCTCAACAGCTTTATCTTCTTCTTGAATTAACTTGAATTTGTTACCAATTTCTTGACTACTAAGATCTGATGACATtgagaaaaaatttttattttccttattCCATCCTCCAACTTCTATAGAACTTTTTGCCAACTGTCCTAATGTATCAATAGTAACTCTGCATACAAAttgcaatataaataaagtataatacattgaagcattttattaaaataactttcACCTGGCAACAGGATTCGCTAAGGTTGCAGTCATGCTAGCTCGATAAGCAACTGCAACTAAAATGCTATAAATCCACCACCACCCAATTAATACCCGTACAGCCCAAGAGCTTGGCAAGCTTGgcaaagaaatttgaaatagcATGCcataagtatataaaatactatttccTATTTCAGTGAATAAGTATAAcccctttatttctttcttcattgATGTATTTTGGaaatgcattttatttttatagaaacttatatgtttcttatacgatattgataagaaataaaatacaaccCCTCCTAAAATTAAAGTAAGGACAAGAGCAATCCAGgtataaaatctaaaaagcaatatatatatatatatatatatatatttcttatttatttactaattacatttctttcattttatacttACTTGAATGGAAGTATTAGAAGCTTCCATGAATTTTTAGTTAAAGATTCTGGTGTCAGAAAAGTAAGGCATTCAGTATTGTATGGGGTAGTAAGGTCAAAGTAATTCAAGTGGTGCAATGTATAGTGTAAATCACCCAAATAAAATGCAGCCTTTCCTTGTATGGCTTCACCTACTAATCCAACATGAGTTTGATTATCTTCGTTGATGCCCCATTTCTCTAAAGTAATATTATCAGGCATATAATATTTTGGTTTAAAATTCATTGCTTTTGATATGATTTGCATtaactgaaaaatataaaagaataaaaatataaagccATAAGTctcgtatacatataatacatacttCAAATTCTATTCCAAGACCTTCTGTGTTATTATTTGGTTGTTTGTTATAGTATGCTCTTGACTTTGTTGTCACTGCTGGAATATGCTCAAATACAGCAATTCTGAAACATGTATCAAATCTTTCTTACTATTTCTTAAAGTAATAGTTATAATTATAGCTGcattataatcttttatacAAACTGCAAATGTTTTTCTTGTAAGTTAGTGATTTTCTCTGTAAAATGATTGGTACCATAGAGCAATTTTCCTTCGTACCaagtatctatatattttgtcACAATAGATTTTCTTTTACGAAGGGGAAAATAGACCGTATCCAAATCAATTCTTTCTTTGGAAGTTTTCTCACCAGAACGATACTTGTATGCATTGTATTGGCGAATAAAAACTACATTAATTATCCT includes:
- the LOC132906443 gene encoding ionotropic receptor 21a-like isoform X1; its protein translation is MILVTLFLQIILVSGKSVFYKEHQCENSGNNLKSVVEEIVEEIIDQRNCIVFVSDSVYRNLVDVKNIKGSSNVLKYEIALRDNEQFLQPRRRVQRILIDGKAVNCSAYIILIANGFLAAEFLQYTERERLINTRGLFLLLYDSRLFRSHLHYLWNRIINVVFIRQYNAYKYRSGEKTSKERIDLDTVYFPLRKRKSIVTKYIDTWYEGKLLYGTNHFTEKITNLQEKHLQIAVFEHIPAVTTKSRAYYNKQPNNNTEGLGIEFELMQIISKAMNFKPKYYMPDNITLEKWGINEDNQTHVGLVGEAIQGKAAFYLGDLHYTLHHLNYFDLTTPYNTECLTFLTPESLTKNSWKLLILPFKFYTWIALVLTLILGGVVFYFLSISYKKHISFYKNKMHFQNTSMKKEIKGLYLFTEIGNSILYTYGMLFQISLPSLPSSWAVRVLIGWWWIYSILVAVAYRASMTATLANPVARVTIDTLGQLAKSSIEVGGWNKENKNFFSMSSDLSSQEIGNKFKLIQEEDKAVEKVANGSFAYYENSYLLRHVRVKRQILEKEQKENITTVDISSKHNLHIMEECVINMPIALGLEKNSPLKPRVDTLIRRIIEIGLVEKWLSDVMEWSKIMEIRQETESEKALVDLHKLQGAFIAIIVGYLLAFMVLIGEILYWKHIVLKDPKFDKYHLDIFYSINNPKI
- the LOC132906443 gene encoding ionotropic receptor 21a-like isoform X2 — encoded protein: MILVTLFLQIILVSGKSVFYKEHQCENSGNNLKSVVEEIVEEIIDQRNCIVFVSDSVYRNLVDVKNIKGSSNVLKYEIALRDNEQFLQPRRRVQRILIDGKAVNCSAYIILIANGFLAAEFLQYTERIAVFEHIPAVTTKSRAYYNKQPNNNTEGLGIEFELMQIISKAMNFKPKYYMPDNITLEKWGINEDNQTHVGLVGEAIQGKAAFYLGDLHYTLHHLNYFDLTTPYNTECLTFLTPESLTKNSWKLLILPFKFYTWIALVLTLILGGVVFYFLSISYKKHISFYKNKMHFQNTSMKKEIKGLYLFTEIGNSILYTYGMLFQISLPSLPSSWAVRVLIGWWWIYSILVAVAYRASMTATLANPVARVTIDTLGQLAKSSIEVGGWNKENKNFFSMSSDLSSQEIGNKFKLIQEEDKAVEKVANGSFAYYENSYLLRHVRVKRQILEKEQKENITTVDISSKHNLHIMEECVINMPIALGLEKNSPLKPRVDTLIRRIIEIGLVEKWLSDVMEWSKIMEIRQETESEKALVDLHKLQGAFIAIIVGYLLAFMVLIGEILYWKHIVLKDPKFDKYHLDIFYSINNPKI